In the genome of Anabaena cylindrica PCC 7122, the window TATTTTATGAATTTCAGACGAGATTGGGAGTTACTGAACCTATTAACTTCTACCACGCTAAAAGAATAGATCCTTCTAAATTGAAGTACAAATCGTTGTTACATCATACACAAAAAGGAATAATTAAAACCAATATTCTCAAATTGAAAGAACCTAGAACTTTCCCTGGATGCTTGACAAAAGAACAAGTACGTAAGTTGATTGATGCTTGTAACAATATTAGAGACAAATTTTTAATCTGCCTACTATACGAAACAGGGATGAGAATAGGAGAAGCATTAGGGCTAAGGCACGAAGATATCTTCTCTAAAGGAGTTAACGAAATTCATGTAACCTATAGAGATGATAATGCCAATCATGCTAGAGCCAAAACAGGAAGTAGAATAATTCATGTCTCTAAAGATTTAATGCGAATGTATTCAAATTATTTAGTAGATAATTATCCGGACGTTGACAGCGATTATGTATTTGTCAATTGTTGGAAACATCCATTGGGAGAAGCAATAACAAAATCCAATGTGGATAATTTATTTATTCGTCTAGCTACAAAAACAGGAGTTAAAGCTTATCCCCATCTTTTGAGACATACTCATGCTACAGAACTAATTAGAGCAAATTGGGATATGGCCTATGTACAAAAACGGCTAGGTCATTCTGATATCCAAACAACAATTAATACTTATGTTCATCTCACTGATGAAGATTTAGCCTTAAAATATCAAGAATATTTGGAGAATCAAAATCATGATTGAATCTGCACAAATCAAATTTTCATCATCTCCATCTCTTGAATTCAACCCAACTGAATTTTTTGCATCTGATATATGGACTGCTGAGAACTTAGGATTAAGAGTACATCCAGGTAACACGGAGAGTAAGTTATACTTTCATCGCATCAAGCAAAAATGGTTAAAAGATTTAGTGAAAAAATATATTTTTTATCGCAGCATCAATCTACAATTTTCCAGTCTTTGTAGAAATTTAAAAGCTCTCAAGAATTTTGGATTATTTTTAGCCAAGTTTTTGCCAGAATTAATCAATGCCAATCAAATTAATGAAAAAACTTTAAATGAATACTACATCTACTTAAAACAAAAGCAATTTAAACCGTCCCATTTAAAAAAGGAATTAATTACCCTAAAAGTGTTTCTAGATGTAGGTAATACTCAAGATTGGTTTAATGTTTCCTATAGATTTTTAAATGATTGGATAGCTACAGCAAATAGGGAGATAAAAGTAATACCTCGGTTTATTCCTAATGATGTACTTCAACAGCTTAACCAGCATCTTGAAGCTTTACCAGAACCAGTTCAACGAATGGTGTTAGTGATCCAAGAATGTGGATTGAGGGTAAGTGAGCTTGTTGGTCTAAATTTTAATTGTTTACAGGAAGATGCTAAAGGAGGATGGTTTATTAAGTTTATACGGTGGAAGATGAAAAAAGAAGATATTATTCCTATTTCCAATGAACTAGCCGGAGTAATTAAAGCACAACAAAACTACATTATTAAGGAAC includes:
- a CDS encoding tyrosine-type recombinase/integrase; translated protein: MGRTEKTINHILKTVKLFYEFQTRLGVTEPINFYHAKRIDPSKLKYKSLLHHTQKGIIKTNILKLKEPRTFPGCLTKEQVRKLIDACNNIRDKFLICLLYETGMRIGEALGLRHEDIFSKGVNEIHVTYRDDNANHARAKTGSRIIHVSKDLMRMYSNYLVDNYPDVDSDYVFVNCWKHPLGEAITKSNVDNLFIRLATKTGVKAYPHLLRHTHATELIRANWDMAYVQKRLGHSDIQTTINTYVHLTDEDLALKYQEYLENQNHD
- a CDS encoding tyrosine-type recombinase/integrase, whose protein sequence is MIESAQIKFSSSPSLEFNPTEFFASDIWTAENLGLRVHPGNTESKLYFHRIKQKWLKDLVKKYIFYRSINLQFSSLCRNLKALKNFGLFLAKFLPELINANQINEKTLNEYYIYLKQKQFKPSHLKKELITLKVFLDVGNTQDWFNVSYRFLNDWIATANREIKVIPRFIPNDVLQQLNQHLEALPEPVQRMVLVIQECGLRVSELVGLNFNCLQEDAKGGWFIKFIRWKMKKEDIIPISNELAGVIKAQQNYIIKELGQNYKYLFCTSSQHFNNKDLADFNPQPQIMISQRFNDYLNWLAKKFEIRDSSQEIWHFQSHQFRHTVGTKMINNNVPHHIIQRYLGHSSPAMTSVYARIMDSTLKQEIKNYHSKVVNISGQVMESKFPELDNDTELQWMKKQVLGEVLGEVLAHGYCALPAHLDCSKGNACLQCGDFRTTKEFLDKHKEHQERTRKALEVATNNNWKRQVQINEEVLSNLNKIIDELEKDSHE